One Capra hircus breed San Clemente chromosome 27, ASM170441v1, whole genome shotgun sequence DNA window includes the following coding sequences:
- the LOC102169935 gene encoding arylamine N-acetyltransferase 1 yields the protein MNIEAYFERIGYKNSRDKLDLETLADILQHQVQAIPFENLNIHCGEAMELDLEAIFDQIVRRNRGGWCLQVNHLLYWALTTIGFETTMLGGYVYNTFADKYSNAMIHLLLKVTIDGRDYIADAGFGRSYQMWQPLELISGKYQPQMPCIFRLTEERGTWYLDQIRREQYIPNQEFLDSDLLEKNEYRKIYSFTLEPRTIKDFESVNTYLQESPASVFTSKSFCSLQTPEGVHCLVGFTLTYRRFNYKDNTDLVEFKTLNEKEIEENLKSIFNISLEKKLIPKHGDKSFTI from the coding sequence ATGAACATTGAAGCATATTTTGAAAGAATTGGTTATAAGAACTCGAGGGACAAACTGGACTTGGAAACATTAGCTGATATTCTTCAGCATCAGGTTCAAGCCATTCCCTTTGAGAACCTTAACATCCACTGTGGGGAAGCCATGGAATTGGACTTAGAGGCCATTTTTGATCAAATTGTCAGGAGGAACCGGGGTGGGTGGTGTCTCCAAGTCAACCACCTTCTGTACTGGGCTCTGACCACGATTGGTTTTGAGACCACCATGTTGGGAGGATATGTTTACAACACGTTCGCCGACAAATACAGCAATGCCATGATTCACCTTCTGCTGAAGGTGACCATCGATGGCAGGGACTACATAGCTGATGCTGGATTTGGACGCTCTTACCAGATGTGGCAGCCTCTAGAGTTAATTTCTGGGAAGTACCAGCCCCAGATGCCTTGCATCTTCCGCTTGACTgaagagagaggaacctggtacTTGGACCAAATTAGAAGAGAGCAGTACATCCCAAACCAAGAGTTTCTGGATTCTGACCTCTTGGAAAAGAACGAGTATCGGAAAATCTACTCTTTCACTCTTGAACCTCGAACGATTAAAGACTTTGAGTCTGTGAATACATACCTCCAAGAGTCTCCAGCATCTGTGTTTACGAGTAAGTCATTTTGCTCCTTACAGACCCCAGAAGGTGTTCATTGCTTAGTGGGTTTCACCCTCACCTACAGGAGATTCAATTATAAGGACAATACAGATTTGGTAGAGTTTAAGACACtgaatgagaaagaaatagaagaaaatctaaaaagCATATTTAATATTTCCTTGGAGAAAAAGCTTATCCCCAAACATGGTGATAAATCTTTTACCATTTAG